The Trinickia acidisoli genome includes a window with the following:
- a CDS encoding alkaline phosphatase family protein: MAAPVQAALPAGAPVHHVLLISVDGLHGSDLAHFASAHPDSTLAKLRDEGVAYTNAHTVVPADSFPGLMALVTGGTPAVTGVYYDDSYDRSLAAPGSDCSKLGTRVRYDESVDTGKQNVIDASKMPRDPKNGCVPLFPHAYLRVNTIFDAVRDAGGYTAWIDKHPTYEIVQGPSGHGVDDLFLPEIGANYEGMNNVSTTEITGSLAKTERYDAMKARAILNQIDGRTHDGSKDAPVPNVFGMNFQSVNVGEKLHGWRDADGNLTPGLDAAIGFVDRLLGGFVQELDKKGLRDDTLIVITAKHGNGPIDRALLHKIDSDKLEQAVRDAAPGALAQITVDHGALIWLKDPSATAKIAAALRAHAKELGIRDVLHGTRLARLFPSPTKDSRTPDLVVVTRDGVIYTSPNDGKLAEHGGFHDDDTSVALILSSPRLAGGRRVRYPVSTTEVAPTVVSALGLSPDTLQAVVREGAGILPGVNWTSPHALAQNEAGGTRVGP, from the coding sequence GTGGCCGCTCCGGTCCAGGCAGCATTGCCGGCCGGCGCCCCTGTTCATCACGTTCTCCTGATCAGCGTCGACGGCCTGCACGGCTCGGATCTCGCGCACTTTGCCTCGGCGCATCCGGACAGCACGCTGGCCAAGCTCAGGGATGAAGGCGTCGCCTATACGAACGCACATACCGTCGTGCCCGCCGATTCGTTCCCAGGCCTGATGGCGCTCGTTACCGGCGGTACGCCCGCGGTGACCGGCGTGTACTACGACGACAGCTACGACCGCAGCCTCGCCGCGCCCGGCAGCGATTGCAGCAAGCTCGGCACGCGCGTGCGCTACGACGAGAGCGTCGATACCGGCAAGCAGAATGTGATCGACGCCAGCAAGATGCCGCGCGATCCGAAGAACGGGTGCGTGCCGTTGTTTCCGCATGCGTACCTGCGCGTGAACACGATCTTCGACGCCGTGCGCGATGCGGGCGGTTATACGGCATGGATCGACAAACATCCGACCTATGAAATCGTGCAAGGCCCGTCGGGCCACGGCGTGGACGACCTCTTCCTACCGGAGATCGGCGCGAACTACGAGGGCATGAACAACGTGTCCACCACCGAGATCACCGGTTCGCTGGCCAAGACCGAGCGTTACGACGCAATGAAGGCTCGTGCGATTCTGAACCAGATCGACGGGCGCACGCACGACGGCAGCAAGGATGCGCCGGTGCCGAACGTCTTCGGCATGAACTTCCAGTCGGTCAATGTCGGCGAGAAGCTGCACGGCTGGCGCGACGCGGACGGTAACCTCACACCGGGCCTCGACGCGGCAATCGGCTTCGTCGACCGCTTGCTGGGCGGTTTCGTGCAGGAGCTCGACAAGAAAGGTTTGCGCGACGATACGCTGATCGTGATCACGGCCAAGCACGGCAACGGCCCCATCGATCGGGCCCTGCTGCATAAGATCGACAGCGACAAACTCGAGCAGGCCGTGCGAGACGCCGCACCCGGCGCGCTTGCCCAGATCACCGTCGATCATGGCGCGCTGATCTGGCTCAAGGATCCGTCGGCCACCGCGAAGATTGCGGCAGCCTTGCGCGCGCATGCGAAGGAACTGGGCATTCGCGATGTGCTGCACGGCACGCGCTTGGCCCGACTGTTCCCGTCTCCGACGAAGGACAGCCGCACGCCGGACCTCGTCGTGGTGACGCGCGACGGTGTCATCTACACGTCACCCAATGATGGCAAGCTGGCCGAGCACGGAGGATTTCACGACGACGACACGAGCGTTGCGTTGATCCTGTCGAGCCCGCGGCTCGCCGGCGGCCGACGCGTCCGGTATCCGGTCTCGACGACGGAGGTCGCGCCGACCGTGGTCAGCGCGCTCGGCCTCTCGCCCGACACGCTGCAGGCCGTCGTGCGCGAAGGTGCCGGCATACTGCCGGGCGTCAACTGGACCTCTCCTCATGCACTCGCTCAGAACGAAGCCGGCGGTACGCGCGTCGGCCCGTAA
- a CDS encoding response regulator transcription factor, which translates to MPGFAGVARRPRILVVEDDALVSAELGAALDDFGFDALCVATGHQGLQQALDGAFEAIVLDRMLPDIDGLSILSTLRNVGRSTPVLILSALAAVDDRVRGLRAGGDDYLTKPFDALEMSARLNALLRRRSVSVNDARLLVGDLELDPRLRTVRRAGQPVELKPREYALLEYLMLNAGQVVTRAMLFEAVWSYSFNAQTNVIDMHIGQLRRRISLNGALPQLIHTVRNVGYTLHA; encoded by the coding sequence ATGCCGGGCTTTGCCGGTGTGGCGCGCCGTCCGCGCATCCTGGTGGTGGAGGACGACGCGCTCGTGAGTGCCGAACTCGGCGCCGCGCTCGACGACTTCGGCTTCGACGCCTTGTGCGTCGCGACCGGGCACCAGGGGCTGCAGCAGGCGCTCGACGGCGCGTTCGAGGCGATCGTGCTCGATCGCATGTTGCCCGATATCGACGGCTTGTCGATTCTCTCGACGCTGCGCAATGTCGGCCGCAGCACGCCGGTGCTGATCCTATCCGCGCTGGCGGCGGTCGACGACCGTGTGCGCGGATTGCGCGCGGGCGGCGACGACTACCTCACCAAGCCGTTCGACGCACTCGAGATGTCCGCGCGCCTGAATGCGCTACTGCGTCGACGCAGCGTGTCGGTGAACGATGCACGTCTGCTCGTGGGAGACCTTGAACTCGATCCGCGCCTGCGCACGGTGCGTCGCGCGGGCCAACCGGTCGAGCTCAAGCCGCGCGAATACGCGCTGCTTGAGTACCTGATGCTCAACGCCGGACAAGTCGTCACGCGCGCGATGCTGTTCGAGGCGGTGTGGAGCTACAGTTTCAACGCGCAGACCAACGTGATCGACATGCACATCGGCCAACTGCGTCGCCGCATCAGCTTGAACGGCGCGCTGCCGCAACTGATCCATACCGTGCGCAACGTGGGCTATACGCTGCATGCGTAG